Proteins from a genomic interval of Chanos chanos chromosome 3, fChaCha1.1, whole genome shotgun sequence:
- the uts2a gene encoding urotensin 2, alpha: MLWNLLLSWAVLLLTFGPLLAHPITDSAEMAYSGPVAVGEGGAAGAEDLSLTDLSDLLQTITGLGYSTQPSKELSRDGQTGLLPREVLREVLLEKPSQQSRPLGIRRQYRKRGNGADCFWKYCV; the protein is encoded by the exons ATGCTCTGGAACCTGCTCCTGTCTTGGGCTGTGCTTCTGCTCACCTTTGGGCCTCTTCTTGCCCATCCCATTACAGATTCTGCAGAGATGGCGTACTCTGGACCAG TAGCGGTGGGTGAGGGCGGGGCTGCAGGGGCAGAGGACTTGTCCCTCACTGATCTGAGCGACCTCCTGCAGACAATTACAGGTCTGGGTTACTCAACACAACCCAGCAAAGAACTCAGCAGAGATG GTCAAACTGGACTGCTCCCCAGAGAAGTCCTGAGAGAG GTTCTACTGGAGAAACCAAGTCAACAAAGCCGTCCTCTCGGTATTAGACGACAGTACAGGAAGAGAGGCAACGGCGCTGACTGTTTCTGGAAGTACTGTGTTTAA